A region from the Candidatus Alcyoniella australis genome encodes:
- a CDS encoding condensation domain-containing protein, which yields MLYILNIVRPLLKSDRLQYNGEMSTKPGPTILDVPSETIYAWEQEGFTKTNYACFHFQGPCDVEALDSALAQAQSAWPNFHANLIPTRFGLYRRLAWHVREQPAKLEVRDFTALENPPEDMEAWIHPQMLPEVDHLLDLQQEYPVKFILFLLPRQQCCLAMVVHHVVTDGGGVFDFMRDLFGIYHQMIKGSAPDWAQVSGMHSQAGAVTPVVPVSGWRFVRDLLAEWRKYPMWQAVRVASDPGGGHGRNMIRHIISDQDLQKALRERARREGGTLSDLVMAASKLAIQEFNGSRNAPSEIMYHGLAVNQRLRVAQSDAAILGNPMSVITIPSNSADRRDPETLLRYLVACRKRKLDAGHDLKISGLSRKLTMICRILPIGIRYQFLRLLVEQKLSYFLTNVGVVWPEMKDGRPTGQTAIKRVGDMELIDIHSSIGATKKTGNALILRTIYGKLYFIFALGKHLISEDDAQEFSSLVVKKTIGYL from the coding sequence ATGCTCTATATTCTTAATATCGTGCGCCCCTTATTGAAAAGTGACCGATTGCAGTATAATGGCGAGATGTCTACCAAACCCGGCCCAACCATTCTCGATGTACCTTCCGAGACCATTTACGCGTGGGAGCAAGAGGGGTTTACAAAGACCAACTACGCTTGCTTCCATTTTCAGGGCCCGTGCGATGTCGAGGCGCTGGACAGTGCGCTTGCCCAGGCTCAATCCGCCTGGCCGAACTTTCACGCGAACCTGATCCCCACGCGGTTCGGGCTTTACAGGAGGCTCGCCTGGCACGTCCGGGAGCAGCCCGCGAAGCTCGAGGTGCGGGATTTCACCGCGCTGGAGAATCCGCCCGAGGACATGGAGGCCTGGATCCACCCGCAGATGTTGCCCGAGGTCGATCATCTGCTCGACCTGCAGCAGGAATACCCGGTCAAGTTCATCCTATTCCTCCTGCCCCGGCAGCAATGCTGCCTGGCCATGGTCGTGCATCATGTGGTCACGGACGGCGGAGGAGTTTTCGACTTCATGCGGGATCTGTTCGGCATCTATCACCAAATGATCAAGGGCTCGGCGCCCGATTGGGCACAGGTGTCGGGGATGCACTCCCAGGCAGGTGCCGTCACGCCCGTTGTGCCGGTTTCCGGATGGCGATTTGTGCGCGACCTGCTGGCCGAGTGGCGCAAGTACCCCATGTGGCAGGCGGTGCGCGTGGCCAGCGACCCTGGTGGCGGGCACGGCCGCAACATGATCCGCCACATCATCTCGGATCAGGATCTGCAAAAGGCCCTACGGGAACGGGCCAGGCGCGAAGGCGGCACGCTGTCGGACCTGGTGATGGCCGCGTCAAAGCTGGCGATCCAGGAGTTCAACGGCTCGCGGAACGCGCCGAGCGAGATCATGTATCACGGCCTGGCCGTCAACCAGCGGCTGCGGGTGGCACAGTCCGATGCCGCGATCCTGGGCAATCCGATGTCGGTAATTACGATCCCCAGCAACTCGGCCGACAGGCGCGATCCCGAGACGCTGCTGCGATATTTGGTCGCCTGCCGCAAGCGCAAACTCGACGCGGGCCACGACCTTAAAATATCCGGGCTAAGCCGAAAGCTGACCATGATCTGCCGAATTTTGCCCATCGGTATTCGGTACCAATTCCTGCGGCTCCTGGTGGAACAGAAGCTCTCCTATTTCCTGACCAACGTGGGCGTGGTCTGGCCGGAGATGAAGGACGGCAGGCCCACCGGGCAGACGGCGATCAAGCGCGTCGGCGACATGGAGCTGATCGATATCCACTCGAGCATCGGCGCAACCAAAAAGACCGGGAACGCCCTGATCCTCAGGACGATTTACGGAAAACTGTATTTCATCTTCGCTTTGGGAAAACACCTGATCTCGGAGGATGACGCCCAGGAGTTCTCGAGCCTGGTGGTGAAGAAGACCATCGGCTACCTGTAA
- a CDS encoding BamA/TamA family outer membrane protein, with product MNDLSIGTLACLLVVVLFAPAAARADEQPSAEDWGYEEQLRDLLNPDPYGLNLFPVALYTPETSFGAGGALILTMRDPHQPRDSRPDTLQAFAMYTLKNQALLTVVPDVYLDGENWEIKLVCAYSKMPDSFFGNGNDSDEDSEESFVAQSAMVQPWVMRRVWRSFRLGVWYDLKRSSVIQREPEMLLDQRKLAGSRGGLRSGLGPAVDLDSRDNTFFPLRGGWYQFNACFYEEALGSDFDYQAYVIDLRRYIGLGGMHVLAVQAYATWLSGGVPFNERTDMQGIRGIYAGRFNDRMLIRGQVEYRFPIYWRFSGATFVAAGDVSDSLQNYELELVKYAAGAGVRFALDPDERINLRLDLGVSPWGVFPYFMIGESF from the coding sequence GTGAATGATCTGAGCATTGGAACCTTGGCCTGCCTATTGGTCGTTGTGCTGTTCGCGCCTGCAGCGGCGCGGGCCGACGAACAGCCGTCGGCCGAAGACTGGGGCTACGAGGAGCAGCTGCGGGACTTGCTCAATCCCGATCCCTACGGCCTAAACCTCTTTCCCGTGGCGCTGTACACGCCGGAGACCAGCTTCGGAGCGGGAGGCGCGCTGATCCTGACCATGCGCGACCCGCACCAGCCCCGCGATTCGCGGCCGGATACGCTCCAAGCTTTTGCCATGTACACCCTGAAGAATCAGGCGCTGCTGACCGTGGTCCCCGACGTGTACCTCGACGGCGAGAACTGGGAGATCAAGCTCGTCTGCGCCTACAGCAAGATGCCCGACTCGTTCTTCGGCAACGGCAACGACTCGGATGAGGACTCCGAAGAGAGTTTCGTGGCCCAGAGCGCCATGGTTCAGCCCTGGGTTATGCGCCGCGTTTGGCGCAGTTTCCGTCTGGGCGTCTGGTACGACCTCAAACGCTCCAGCGTGATCCAGCGCGAGCCCGAAATGCTGCTCGACCAACGCAAGCTCGCCGGATCGCGCGGGGGCCTGCGCTCGGGACTGGGCCCGGCCGTGGACTTGGATTCGCGCGACAACACATTTTTTCCCCTGCGCGGCGGGTGGTACCAGTTCAATGCCTGCTTTTACGAGGAGGCTTTGGGCTCGGACTTCGACTACCAGGCCTACGTGATCGACCTGCGGCGCTATATCGGCCTGGGCGGGATGCACGTGCTGGCAGTGCAGGCCTACGCCACCTGGCTAAGCGGGGGCGTGCCGTTTAACGAGCGCACGGACATGCAGGGCATCCGCGGGATTTACGCCGGTCGCTTCAACGACCGGATGCTGATCCGTGGCCAGGTCGAATATCGCTTTCCCATCTACTGGCGCTTCTCCGGCGCTACCTTCGTTGCGGCGGGAGACGTCTCGGACTCCCTACAGAACTACGAGCTGGAGCTGGTCAAGTACGCTGCGGGAGCAGGGGTGCGCTTTGCCCTGGACCCGGACGAGCGGATCAACTTGCGCCTCGATCTAGGCGTAAGCCCCTGGGGCGTATTCCCGTACTTCATGATCGGCGAATCCTTCTAG
- a CDS encoding cation:proton antiporter — protein sequence MLFYKQYRINPWRKWKASRLMGITTDFVVIIIAALIGGLVARKLRQPLIIGYIFAGIAIGPYTGGVTVSDVHQIELLAEIGVALLLFALGLEFSFKKLRPVRYVALLGTPIQIGLILGYGYLIGGFLGLGSGERIWLGAMLSLSSTMVLLRSLMNQGWMGTLSSRVMIGMLIVQDLAIVPMMIVLPQLNQLSIGIGLLLIDAIKAIVFIAVMVVLGTKALPWAMKQIARWKSRELFLLAITAIGLGIGYATYRIGLPFAFGAFVAGMVLSESDFGHQALSEIIPVRDLFGLLFFTSVGMLLDPAFLFDNLSTVLLLVILVTVGKGSVFALVTRLFGYGNVVPLAAGLGMFQIGEFSFVLARLGVSSNSISQELYSLILSTAVLTMIMTPFISSQTTRIYSLRKRSFQQEPPQTTNLPADRLKDHVIIAGAGRVGLNVARVLKKLDLPFVVIELDHQRVEEIKQENIPVVFGDAAQPVVLDAANLQGAKLLQVTLPGIADVRNIVRLAAEKNPSLPIVARVKNVEEMEMLNGLGVHEVVQPEFEAGLEMTRQALLQMQVAPSDVFQYADAVRRDFYSSLYQKLDYRLLSQFQSAEGAFKLEWTEITAHSTLAGKTIGEMEIRRQTGVSVVGVLRNGDLAPNPDADFSLMAGDIVAVIGKPEQQKQFRDNMLNIKS from the coding sequence ATGCTGTTTTATAAGCAGTACCGTATTAACCCGTGGCGTAAATGGAAAGCATCAAGGCTGATGGGTATCACAACTGATTTTGTTGTCATTATTATTGCCGCCCTGATCGGTGGTCTGGTTGCCCGAAAATTAAGGCAACCTCTGATTATCGGATACATTTTTGCCGGCATCGCAATCGGGCCGTACACTGGCGGCGTAACCGTCTCAGATGTTCATCAGATCGAACTCCTGGCGGAGATCGGCGTGGCGCTGCTGCTTTTCGCCCTGGGGCTTGAGTTCTCCTTCAAGAAATTAAGGCCGGTCCGCTACGTTGCCCTGCTCGGAACGCCCATCCAAATAGGCCTGATTCTCGGATACGGATACCTGATCGGGGGTTTCCTCGGACTGGGAAGCGGAGAGCGTATTTGGCTCGGAGCGATGCTCTCGCTTTCCAGTACGATGGTTCTTCTCCGATCGTTAATGAATCAGGGATGGATGGGGACTCTCTCCAGCCGCGTTATGATCGGCATGCTGATTGTGCAGGACCTTGCAATCGTACCGATGATGATCGTTCTGCCCCAGCTGAATCAGCTCTCCATCGGCATCGGGCTGTTACTGATCGATGCCATCAAGGCGATTGTGTTCATCGCCGTAATGGTCGTCCTGGGAACCAAAGCCCTGCCCTGGGCGATGAAGCAAATCGCCCGCTGGAAATCACGAGAGCTATTTCTGCTGGCAATTACTGCGATCGGCCTCGGGATCGGCTATGCCACCTACCGCATCGGTCTGCCCTTCGCTTTCGGCGCTTTCGTCGCGGGCATGGTTCTCAGCGAGTCTGATTTCGGCCACCAGGCCCTGAGTGAGATCATTCCCGTACGCGATCTGTTCGGTTTGCTTTTCTTTACATCGGTGGGCATGTTGCTCGATCCGGCCTTTCTTTTCGATAATCTCTCAACGGTGTTGCTGCTTGTCATACTCGTCACGGTGGGAAAGGGATCTGTTTTCGCCCTTGTCACCCGCCTGTTCGGCTATGGCAATGTAGTTCCATTGGCAGCGGGATTGGGCATGTTCCAGATCGGTGAGTTTTCTTTTGTTCTGGCCCGTCTCGGTGTATCGAGCAACTCAATAAGTCAAGAACTATACTCGCTGATTCTCTCCACTGCCGTTTTGACGATGATTATGACCCCGTTTATCTCCAGTCAGACGACTCGAATCTATTCCCTCAGAAAACGATCGTTTCAACAGGAGCCTCCACAGACAACGAACCTGCCCGCAGACCGCCTGAAAGATCATGTCATCATCGCCGGAGCGGGCCGTGTAGGCCTCAACGTGGCGCGGGTTTTGAAAAAGCTTGACCTGCCTTTCGTTGTCATTGAATTGGATCACCAGCGAGTGGAGGAAATCAAACAGGAGAACATTCCCGTGGTTTTCGGAGATGCTGCACAGCCGGTCGTCCTGGATGCCGCCAATTTGCAGGGGGCCAAATTGCTTCAGGTGACGCTTCCGGGAATCGCTGACGTCCGTAATATCGTGAGGCTGGCGGCGGAGAAAAACCCTTCGCTCCCGATTGTCGCCAGGGTGAAAAATGTAGAGGAAATGGAAATGTTAAACGGTCTCGGCGTTCACGAGGTGGTTCAACCCGAATTCGAAGCCGGGTTGGAAATGACGCGACAAGCCTTGCTTCAAATGCAGGTTGCTCCCTCGGACGTATTTCAGTATGCCGACGCCGTCCGCCGCGATTTCTACTCCTCGTTGTATCAGAAATTGGATTATCGCCTGCTCTCACAGTTCCAATCTGCAGAGGGGGCGTTTAAACTGGAGTGGACGGAAATCACGGCGCACAGCACGTTGGCGGGCAAAACCATTGGCGAGATGGAAATCAGGCGCCAGACAGGTGTCTCCGTTGTTGGAGTGCTGCGAAACGGCGACTTGGCGCCGAATCCCGACGCGGACTTCAGCCTGATGGCCGGCGATATTGTGGCCGTTATCGGCAAGCCGGAACAGCAGAAGCAGTTCCGCGACAACATGCTGAACATTAAAAGTTAA
- a CDS encoding class I SAM-dependent methyltransferase: MVISKLATRTLLSNFYHRFVEQMQLDGGERVLELGPGDGALARHIAPILEGNGGKLTCVDVSGQWLDATRHTLRKHDNVEYLRGEVDRLKLEPGSFDAVALHFVLHDVYPGRRLAILQALSGLLKPGGRIFLREPTNNSRGIKATEVRRLMHDSGFEVVRSEAFKQFAVGPIFSATYSKH; encoded by the coding sequence ATGGTTATCAGTAAGCTGGCCACGCGCACACTGCTGAGCAATTTCTACCATAGGTTCGTCGAGCAGATGCAGCTTGACGGCGGCGAGCGCGTGCTCGAGCTGGGCCCCGGGGACGGGGCCTTGGCGCGCCATATCGCGCCGATCCTCGAGGGCAACGGCGGAAAGCTGACCTGCGTCGACGTCTCGGGCCAGTGGCTGGATGCAACGCGCCATACGCTACGCAAGCACGACAACGTCGAGTATCTGCGCGGCGAGGTCGATCGGCTCAAGCTCGAGCCGGGCAGCTTCGATGCGGTGGCGCTGCACTTCGTGTTGCACGACGTCTACCCCGGACGTCGGCTCGCGATATTGCAGGCGCTCAGCGGCCTGCTCAAGCCCGGCGGTCGGATCTTTTTGCGCGAGCCGACCAACAATTCGCGCGGCATCAAGGCCACCGAGGTCAGGCGGCTAATGCACGATTCCGGGTTTGAGGTCGTACGCTCCGAGGCGTTCAAGCAATTCGCCGTAGGACCGATCTTCAGCGCGACCTATTCCAAACATTGA